A DNA window from Coffea arabica cultivar ET-39 chromosome 6c, Coffea Arabica ET-39 HiFi, whole genome shotgun sequence contains the following coding sequences:
- the LOC113693788 gene encoding thioredoxin H9 isoform X3 has protein sequence MGCCLPKVIANFSASWCGPCRMVAPFYCELSEKHPTLMFLTIDVDELTVSDDATVIWSDATGNHAMRIFAAGSFGWITCDYAVMSIQEEFSASWDIKATPTFFFLKDGQQIDKLVGANKPELQKKITSIVDSESTLQK, from the exons GTTATTGCAAATTTTAGTGCTTCCTGGTGCGGCCCTTGTAGAATGGTTGCACCATTCTACTGTGAGCTATCGGAGAAACATCCAACTTTGATGTTCCTGACGATTGATGTTGACGAACTAACGGTAAGCGATGATGCAACTGTAATTTGGTCAGATGCGACGGGAAATCATGCTATGAGAATATTTGCCGCTGGCAGTTTTGGATGGATTACCTGCGATTATGCTGTTATGTCAATACAAgaa GAATTCAGCGCATCGTGGGATATCAAAGCAACACCAACCTTCTTCTTTCTAAAAGACGGACAGCAGATTGACAAACTTGTGGGTGCCAACAAGCCAGAGCTGCAGAAGAAGATAACCTCCATAGTAGATTCAGAGAGTACGCTGCAGAAGTAG
- the LOC113691744 gene encoding receptor-like protein kinase FERONIA, translated as MSEPRHPLLFSLLNCLFLVFVARRVLADNYVPTDKILLSCGGPSQSTDIDGRKWYSDIGSKFALASSNSSVFPAAVQKPSVPQVPYMNARIFQSNYTYRFPVAPGRKFIRLYFYPTSYGGLNASNAIFSVTAGRFMLMKNFSAAQTAEALNYDFITKEFSVNVPSGVLNLTFSPASDPGNSYAFVNGIEVVSHPDIYSAEGPSLLAGQNAPFSIDNTTALENVYRLNVGGNDISPSNDTGLFRSWIADSNYILGAGFGVTNVADPNVTINYPPGTPSYVAPLDVYRTFRTMGPNANVNLQYNLTWLFSVDTGFYYLVRLHFCEGFENISLINQRVFDIFLNNQTVQKAADVIAWGNTNGVALHRDYMVFVPNVGTPQQDIWLALHPNPGTKPSYYDAILNGVEIFKVNNTDGNLGGLNPTPLPNELAVSSTTSSGRSKKGKAVIGGGVGGGIAAVLLIGLLVCAISRRRRRHQKDSTASDGWLPLSLYGNSHSSGSAKTNTTGSYASSLPSNLCRHFSFAEIKAATNNFDEAALLGVGGFGKVYRGEIDGGTKVAIKRGNPLSEQGVHEFQTEIEMLSKLRHRHLVSLIGYCEENCEMILVYDYMAYGTLREHLYKTQKPPLPWKQRLEICIGAARGLHYLHTGAKHTIIHRDVKTTNILLDEKWVAKVSDFGLSKTGPTLDHTHVSTVVKGSFGYLDPEYFRRQQLTEKSDVYSFGVVLFEILCARPALNPALPKEQVSLAEWALHCYKKGILDQVMDPYLKGKIAAECFKKIAETAVKCVADVGTDRPSMGDVLWNLEFALQLQESAEESGTEGVGLVGGVDLQEGTFDGEEVTGKGRKDPNGGGGGGFEDSRSSGMTMSIGGRSLASEDSDGLTPSAVFSQIMNPKGR; from the coding sequence ATGAGCGAGCCACGCCATCCTCTCCTCTTTTCCCTTCTCAATTGTCTATTCCTCGTGTTTGTGGCCCGTCGAGTTCTGGCCGACAATTATGTCCCGACTGACAAGATTCTGCTCAGCTGCGGAGGTCCTTCCCAATCTACTGATATTGATGGTCGCAAATGGTATTCTGATATCGGCTCCAAGTTTGCTTTGGCCTCCTCCAATTCTTCGGTTTTCCCTGCTGCTGTTCAAAAGCCCTCTGTCCCCCAGGTCCCTTATATGAATGCTCGCATTTTCCAGTCCAATTACACCTATCGTTTCCCCGTCGCCCCTGGTAGGAAGTTCATCCGTTTGTACTTCTATCCCACGTCTTACGGTGGCCTCAATGCCTCTAATGCCATCTTCTCCGTCACCGCTGGACGCTTCATGCTTATGAAGAACTTCAGTGCTGCACAGACGGCTGAGGCTCTAAACTACGATTTTATCACCAAGGAATTTTCTGTCAACGTGCCGTCCGGCGTGTTGAACTTAACTTTCTCACCAGCCTCAGACCCAGGCAATTCCTACGCGTTTGTTAACGGCATTGAGGTTGTCTCCCATCCTGATATCTACAGTGCTGAAGGTCCCAGCCTACTTGCTGGCCAAAATGCACCCTTCTCCATCGACAATACTACTGCACTCGAGAATGTTTATCGGCTAAATGTAGGTGGAAATGACATCTCGCCCTCCAACGACACAGGCCTTTTCAGGTCGTGGATTGCCGATTCGAATTACATCTTAGGCGCTGGTTTTGGGGTTACAAACGTAGCTGATCCAAATGTTACCATCAACTATCCCCCGGGGACGCCATCTTATGTTGCTCCGCTGGATGTCTACAGGACTTTTAGAACAATGGGCCCGAATGCAAACGTGAATCTCCAATACAATTTGACTTGGCTTTTCTCTGTGGATACAGGATTCTACTACCTAGTTAGGCTCCATTTTTGTGAGGGATTTGAGAATATTAGCTTAATTAATCAGAGGGTTTTCGACATCTTTCTTAATAATCAGACTGTCCAGAAAGCAGCAGATGTTATTGCTTGGGGAAACACGAATGGAGTTGCGCTGCACAGAGATTATATGGTTTTCGTCCCTAATGTCGGGACCCCGCAGCAAGATATCTGGCTTGCCCTGCATCCCAACCCTGGCACTAAACCCTCTTATTATGATGCGATCTTAAATGGCGTGGAGATATTCAAAGTAAACAATACTGATGGAAATCTTGGGGGTCTCAACCCAACGCCACTTCCAAATGAACTGGCAGTCTCTTCTACAACATCATCTGGTCGCTCGAAAAAGGGGAAAGCAGTCATTGGCGGAGGGGTTGGAGGTGGAATTGCTGCCGTCCTCCTCATTGGGTTGCTTGTTTGTGCTATTTCTCGTCGCCGCCGCAGGCACCAAAAGGACTCTACTGCAAGTGATGGCTGGCTCCCTCTTTCATTATATGGAAATTCACATTCCTCGGGTTCTGCAAAGACAAACACGACTGGAAGCTATGCGTCCTCCCTCCCTTCGAACCTTTGTCGCCACTTTTCATTTGCCGAGATCAAGGCTGCGACCAATAACTTCGACGAGGCTGCTCTTCTCGGCGTGGGAGGTTTCGGCAAAGTATACAGGGGTGAAATTGATGGCGGCACAAAAGTCGCAATTAAGCGCGGGAATCCACTTTCTGAGCAAGGCGTGCACGAGTTCCAAACTGAGATTGAAATGCTGTCGAAGCTTCGGCACCGTCACCTGGTTTCGCTGATTGGCTACTGCGAAGAGAACTGCGAGATGATCCTTGTTTACGACTACATGGCATACGGAACCCTGCGGGAGCATCTTTACAAGACGCAGAAGCCTCCGCTGCCGTGGAAGCAGAGGCTGGAGATCTGCATCGGTGCTGCTCGCGGCCTGCACTACCTGCACACGGGTGCCAAGCACACAATTATCCACCGCGATGTGAAGACGACCAACATCCTGTTGGACGAGAAGTGGGTTGCAAAAGTTTCGGACTTTGGGCTGTCGAAAACGGGTCCTACGCTGGATCACACGCACGTGAGCACAGTGGTGAAGGGGAGCTTCGGGTATCTGGATCCGGAATACTTCAGGCGGCAGCAACTGACAGAAAAATCGGATGTGTACTCTTTCGGGGTGGTATTGTTTGAGATCTTGTGCGCTCGCCCAGCTCTGAACCCAGCGCTTCCAAAGGAACAGGTGAGCTTAGCGGAGTGGGCATTGCACTGCTACAAGAAGGGGATCCTGGACCAGGTTATGGATCCTTATCTGAAGGGGAAGATAGCAGCGGAATGCTTTAAGAAGATAGCGGAGACAGCGGTGAAGTGTGTGGCGGACGTGGGAACGGACAGGCCATCCATGGGAGACGTGCTTTGGAACCTGGAGTTCGCGCTGCAACTTCAGGAGAGCGCGGAGGAGAGCGGAACGGAGGGTGTGGGTCTTGTTGGAGGAGTGGATTTGCAAGAGGGGACATTCGATGGGGAGGAGGTGACGGGTAAAGGGAGGAAGGATCCgaatggtggtggtggtggtggcttTGAGGACTCCAGAAGCTCTGGGATGACAATGAGCATTGGGGGGAGGAGCCTTGCGAGCGAGGACTCGGATGGGTTAACGCCCAGTGCTGTATTCTCACAGATCATGAACCCCAAAGGACGTTGA